The DNA window taaaaatctatgagtaacaaaaagaatgcTTTTTAGTGTTACGAGCGATCTTGATTCATAGTCTGTCCAACATATAGTGAGACTGTCGGAAaccatttttcatatttttcgtgTCTGCAACTGCATGTAAATTCCAGTGTTCTGCCACACCCCATGAGTTAATTGATCACATTACGTATCCACAACTGAAATACTTTTTTACAGTATTTCGAGGAAATGAAGATGAGAGTTCAGAACAGGGCCCGGAAAGTGAAGGAGAAGCTAAGGGTGTTGAGGAGGAGTCATAGTTGTGGTTTGTGATATGCTATCTGAGAAACGGTAAATGCAGgcatatttcaaatttttagtcCGTCTTTGTACCTTTCTTTCATTTTCCGAATACGTTACTTATGCGTAACTTCCTTACTTTTGAGTAGCTTCCTATGCATAAAGAAAGAGCTTCCATGTAGGTCATTGAGGACTCGACAGAACTGAGGCGCTACCCAGGGATGTCGAAACTGCGCAAGCTCAGCTCGATGTTGAAATGGCTACAAGGTGAAGCAAATGATAAGAGTGCTCCACTGCAAGTGAAGATTATGTGACTATGAGAACATGAATGATTCAAATAGGTCAAATGTGTAAAATCCAGTTGAATATTAAATTTGAGTTATGTACTAGGCATGGTTATGCATTTATTTGTTGTAGTTTTTGTAGATTTCAACTTACCAGCTTTCGGATTGGAAGTTTTctagaatataaacaaaaatgATTTAGTAATGTTAATATGCATGCTATCGATTTGAGAATTTATATGTATCAACAGCTGTACAATAATAGTACTCAAGATTGTACGAGTTAATAGGTCAATAAAGGTGACTTGGCGGTCCATACAAAAGTACTTTTCAAGACTCGGTTGgtctattattattaattttttttaacaatcgatattatctacactaaaagtaACTCCAGCGTGGAGTCCTTCTCCGAGGCTattcactattcaatccaccatgcgaacagtaactgccttttgcatctccaccgttgcacttgaatagccctggcaatatgcaataatatatatatattttttaaataatacagaataattttttatttgtaatttcggataatatttttaatcgttctcgttgcgtcacatgtcattatctgaaaagacaattattggtgatgaatttcaataagatttttatccaatgtcgtcGTGCCACGTATCCTTActttttcagaatctttgaggatagatttcgatcagatttttaatcgttctcgttgcgtcaCATGTCATTAcccgaaaagacaattattggtgatagatttcgataagatttttatccaatgccgTCGTGCCATGTGTCTTTAatttttcagaatctttgaggatagatttccattagatttttaatcgttctcattacgccatgtgtcattacccgaaaagacaattattggtgatggatttcaataagatttttatccaatctCGTCGTGTCACGTGTCCTTACCTTTTCAGaatatttgaggatagatttcaatcagatttttaacgaatgatggcatgccacgtggcactatCTATAACCTAATATTTTATGAATCCTCTatataatccatcatccatcctCTGAAATCTCACACCtattttctcaagatctctataattattcatagtttctgcttccttcttcaccaaaatcaaaatctgtatcattattcatagtttctgcttccttcttacaatttcttcttcttcaaggatgtTGTGGGATatcgatcagcaagaggaagaattgttcaATGTCTAGGTGGGCcgaaatgagatggaagaggaagaggagcgTAGAATgagagatgacgaagcaagaatggccagagcctcacattcccgttgAGTCATCCAAGTTGTGGCTCAAATCTCCAGGCCCAGCCATTCTGGAAACCTTGATAGAATCAAGCAACAACAAGGTGCGGAGCtgttggacgattattttgtccataacaatgcattccctgatacgtacttcagacgtcgttttagaatggaacgacattttttcaacaaaatcatgattgttgtttgcaaccatgattcttacttattgcaaaagaatgatgcttTTGGTGCTATGGATTTCATTTCAGAGCAAAAAAATTACTGCTGCGATGCGGATGCTTGCGATGGAGCATCTGCAAACCAAGTGGATAAGATagcgaggatggggaaatcaaccattcttgagtccctgatgaggttttgcagagcaatcgaatctatctacactGCAGAGTACCTTCGGCAACCTACTCACagggacttgcaaaggcttatgaagaatgccgagatgtgaggttttcctgggatgattgggagcatcgattgtatgcattggacgtggaaaaattgtccaagtgcatggcaagacgcttatggggacagaaaatgagcaaaaagtatcattttggaggcagtggcatcttttgatacatggatttggcacgcctttttcggggttccgggagctcaaaatgaccttaacgtccttgcccaatccttAGTGTTCAACAACGTCCTACAaagaaaggcaccaaaagtcatgTACAGCGTCAACGAACGTATGtacgacgggccatactacctagcaaatggcatttacccaaggtggtcaacatttgtcaaaacagtgccacgtctgcgaagtgcaaaggaaaaacactttacAAGCTATCAAGACGGatgcaggaaggatgtggagcgttgttttggtatcctccaagctcgctGGGCGATCGTCATGGGTGTTGCTagattgtttgatgtagagtcgcTTCGATCTATCATGATGAcatgcatcattcttcacaacatgattgtggaggatgagtacgattatgatgctgctgatgaatatgagccagacacgatgaacaattcaagaacacgtatatattgtgctcatgacgccaccgaagaacccgtgcaacatgagccattagaaagggatgaacgttacaatgaattggtcattcaacgatatactgcacttcaaaggccatatatgcacaatgcccgacaaaatgacttgatagagcaccaatgggcattgaaacaagctgaagataattaagttcatctagtgtgtttgtttttatttggtgtgtttatttaattttatttgatgtgttttttttagttcatttttagtgagtttttaattatttgatgtgttttttttagtgagtttttaattatttggtatgtttatgtaattttatttggtgtgtttttgtcATTTGAATAAATATTCTCTTATAGTATAAATAacttaccaaattaaataaatttactttCACTATAAATAAAGtattaaattcaataaattggaaacaacataaagtacacattcaataaataataaattacaacccaaagtgattggaaaattatgggctccaattacaaaaagtactctattcatcatcacttaaccaatttTTGGTGCTATGATGATCTGCTCTTGTCGTGCTAGGACTatctcctcttgctctcgcttctcttgcacacCTACTTCGCACCACATTCTCTTTCTccgacttccaaaaatatttagaatttggagacttcccttctaaaggcatgttcataatgtcacgatctcgttgagtcattctttcttctctaaattgttccctttcttgcctaagtagctctctttgCCTCTCATTAGCTTGAAAGTCTCTCTTAACAGCTCCAGCTTTTGCTTTatctctagccttatcagcctcaaatttcgccatttcccgcgccaaagtcaattcaccttggcgagcaagttcttccatgtactttgcataatcattcttggaagcactcccttttctctttgaagccttcttaccttgaggcctaattggataacgggtcgaccccgacACTTGTTCAAGGAGGGGCATTTCGAGCACTTcttctgcatcatcttcatGAACATGCAAGCCATGATCGGGTGTAAAGTGTAGAGGGGTGCTGTTCATGAAAACTTCTGGACCGAGTGGCACAACTctaaatttaggacaatcttttacaatattccaacattcccaccggttgaatgatttatttttgcttttggttttggcaccataccaagcttgtgcttgaagttgctacaCAATGCaggagaagaaataattataatgaaagtaggtaaaaaataaataatacaaacaaataattataatgaaagtaggtaacaaataaataatacaaaaaaataattataatgaaagtaggtaacaaataaataatacaaaaaaataattataatgaaagtaggtaacaaataaataatacaaacaaataattataaatgaaagtaggtaataaataaataatacaaacaaataattataaatgaaagtaggtaataaataaataatacaaataaataattataatgtaaatttgggtatagtacaaacaaataaataatatattgttacctgatctgcgtaattttccccacttcgaagattagtactagcttgtgccaaggcgtctctTCACGTACCAAATGAttggctaagtaatttccaacaactggacatcgattctttggttcttttcccacccattttctcaagataattggaatgaataagactccacatttctcgcaactgcatctcattacctgtAAGCGaactatgagtaacttcaacccatttagtacacaatgcaacatcttcaagaagcgatcAATTTGTACCTACAtcattagtcattttgttgaaaaaaattgaattgaaactttgagagaaagatgagAATTTGagtgaaagtagttgagaaaatatcaaattgtggtgtaaggtagatgataatgagaaggtatttatagaaaagtaaaaacatttttttttaatttcagattttttacaatttttttaaatttttattgaactaattaatctctgccgttggatttaaaaaaaaattaaattccaacactccagattgtgccacgtgtcacaatggtaacttttcttaattttaaaattattttttctttttatttatttatttataatgtagaataatatcaaccgttgatctcagatccaacaattgatattaaataagattttttttattaccgttgTAAATCGGACGGTCCAATTTAAAGagccgttgagatcgaacgAACCGTGgaaagccacgtggcttcccaacggtaaccTCGGCAGACTGCGACGCGGGCCCAAGCTCTGAAAAGCTGTTGGCTGACGCGCTCCCACACGCGGGTGAGTCACACGtgcctgacagaaaaaaaatatgaaattggaCCAACGTTAGGATGATGTCAGCCCTAGTGTCACATCCACTCGGGCTCTCGGGTTGGCAATTCCTCACAGGCCCGGAGCTCGGGCCTCCTTCGGGCCTCCACTCTCCCTCGGGCTGCCCAAGCTAGATCTTTAAGGCCGGGCTATCTGGCTCTATTTCGTCCCCCGTCCCCCGTCCCCCGAGCACTAGCCcacgctggagttgctctaaatgGGAGTGAGTGGGCTTAGcttcacaatgggttagcaataatgtggttcaaattcacctttagcaagaattgaacttaagacctttcagttacaaatgaagaggattATCACTAGACTGTAATAATAAATAGCTCGTTTGGTGCTTTTTTTATATTCAATAAATTGATTACAATTGTCATTATTTGTTTgtgcatttttaatattaaataaataaattataattgtTAATATTTCTTGTTAGTAGAAATAAAAGATGtttgttattatttatttgagtAATTGGAAATTAAGATGGTGTCCTCTAGTTTTTCATCTTATGTAACTCTTgtaatttttttcttgttaatttgtgCTTCTTATCCTATTCATTGAGATGGTGTCTTCTTGTTAATTGGATGTAACTCTTGTATTTTATTCATGATCTCACTATCCGATTTCTTCTGCAAGAATTATTTTGTATTCctccatctttttttttctacttaCTGGTCAAATAAGGGTGTTCGTGTGGTGAAGTTTTGGACTATTCATTTTGTGCAGATAGGTTTGAATCACACAATGATTCAGTTGAGTTGATGTATCCTAGAGGAGACATATTGTTGTATTGGTTTCGTAGATTTCGTGAAACCGCAGTGATCGTTTGAATCTCCTAAAAGATAGTGAAATACCCGCACCTCAGTCTAAGACCATCTTCAAAGGATATGTCAATCCTTAGTGGAATATCATGCAATCAAATTAAAGGTAAAAAGAAGCTCCAACTGATATATTTATCCTACGTATACTGACATATGAGTCATTGGCTGTCAAATTTAACATAATAAACAGGTGCTGccaattaattctttaattattttattgtgttgTTGGTCCTATTAATGTACCAATTAtaaatcttaaattttttttaatgggaTCCTACAAATAtcaattataataaaaaaaacatatgagTTGGAGGAAAACAAAAATCTGACATCCACGTCAGCtatcaaattaacatttgacATGTATATTTTGGCAtctccattggagatgctcATCTACGCGCTTCTTAGAGGAATATCATAATTATCCCAACAAAAAGTATTTTTCAAGAGTCGTCTTATTTAGAAACTAGTCAAATACATCAATGACTAGCAATCACCGATCTCAACAACgggaaatttttagttgtgacgggaacacaagtagtacaccacgtgttttaataggagtggtgggaaatttttttttttttttaagttagtaactttttagcacacatatcccaccattttgtatagtgacacgtgctGTACCACTTCATgtaccggtcacactgaaaaatctcttctcaACAACTAGCAATCACCGATTTTGTTTATGTAAGTATTTCTCGAGAGTCCTTCGGAGCTTGTCTCTCCTTGAGGGTGTGGATGGCATGAAGTTTAAAGAACAACTAATTATTACATTTAAGAGATTTTCAATAGCCTACTTTGGCATTTTCAAGATAAGGCActaaaactaattaaattgtATGGTCGGCCTCAAAACTAGCCATTCCTCAAATTAGATACACTAAAACGGGATGAGTTTTCAAAATGCACGTAGTATCCGCGTATAATATCCTCGATGCCATATTTATACTTCGGCATGCAAAATGTCCGGTTAGCAGGCCTTCTCGTCTTGGTGGTTAAATTTTGCGGGTTGGTGTTTGCCGGTAGATCAACGAAATAGAAAAGAATATTTTTGCACTtcgtttaaaatttaaattaattcaaaatcTGTCCCTTGGATCTCTATCAGCTATGGGTTCTAAACAatgttgttgctgctgctgcctcCTTTTCTTGGGTCTTTTCTTCATCGGCATCGCTGTTCTGTTCGTGTTTCGGGATAAACTAGGCCCTTCGTTAGAAGCGAGCTACAAGGTGACTGATGCCGTGTTGACGCAGTTTGGTACGGGGTCTGGAAAAACCCTCGAGTACAACCTAGTTGCCAACATAACCGTCGAAAATCGTGAAAAAAATTTTGACTACAAGTATGACAAATTTGAAGCTGTTGCTACTTATGATGACAAGGATTTAAGTGCAGTTAGTTTGAGCACATTCGATGTAGCCAGCACGAAGACAAGTGCAGTGACTCCACTAGTGTTCAAGGGGCAGAAGTCTCTTAAGGGCGATGTGGCTTCAAAAATTAAGGGTGGTACGAGTTTTGATATCGTTTTGAAGATCAAAATTAAGGTTCTGTCCAGGTTTACTAAGGTAGATATTTTTAACGAGTATAAGGTGGAATGCAAGTTGAAGGTTCCTTTGGTAAATTCCAAGGGAAAATCTTCTGACAAATTTGAGAGTACCGATTGCGAAAAGGTTTGCATCTGTCTACTCCTCTTTCCATTTCTAACTTTTGAATGCTCTGACTAACAGGCTATTAACAAGAAATGTCGCAATTGGCTGGTTAACGGGTGCTAATCTAAAAATTGTAGAGAAATATGTTCTACAGATATCATGAGTATGCACCTTTCTAGTATGCAAATgactagaaaagaaaaattagttgtAATTGGTCCCTCACTAGCTATTACAATTTATTTTCTAAAGTCTCATGTGGTCTAATATCCTAGTAGCAAGGATGTTAGATTTCTATCCATGCATCTTGAGTTCGAAACTTCCCCTCCTCTATTTATTGTAGTAGTTTCGAACCCTTCCCTCTCATTGGCGAAGCTAAGTACAAGCCTCCCCTAGGCTATAGCATAGGATAGTTTTGATTCTTTAAGCTTAAAAATATTAATCTTTTGGgatgttttatgatttttaattgttatatTTCACTTtgcaaatgaaaattttgaatcttaaggctgtttttaagaaaaataagagCTAATAAATTATAAATGTTAAATAAGCTCATCACTTTAACCAatattataatttaataataataaattaaaacttcCATATAAAAAAtagttcctttttttatttacttaaaagTTTTGAGGCTCGAAGTCTAGAAAACATAGTACAAATTTCTTGCTTCAATACTATTACTTTTAGGTTTACTATTATATAACATTATGTAGGcaacaaaagattaaaaatttaatttcatAGTATAAATTTTAGCTTAGCCCACCCACCGAATAATTCATGGCTACGCCATTGTTCCCT is part of the Malus domestica chromosome 12, GDT2T_hap1 genome and encodes:
- the LOC103430246 gene encoding NDR1/HIN1-like protein 3, with product MGSKQCCCCCCLLFLGLFFIGIAVLFVFRDKLGPSLEASYKVTDAVLTQFGTGSGKTLEYNLVANITVENREKNFDYKYDKFEAVATYDDKDLSAVSLSTFDVASTKTSAVTPLVFKGQKSLKGDVASKIKGGTSFDIVLKIKIKVLSRFTKVDIFNEYKVECKLKVPLVNSKGKSSDKFESTDCEKVSGSTSKGIKM